One window of Trichoderma breve strain T069 chromosome 3, whole genome shotgun sequence genomic DNA carries:
- a CDS encoding FYVE zinc finger domain-containing protein translates to MAAQLIMPSVPGAQQQSRHFLPNSRRPHGHNRSQSFQLPPGPQLSPNSSNGFHEQHPVSTPPSPKAHHATHVRPVYMPAALRPNDEFPQRPLTKSRSGDSSSDSGSDVTLRRSNTGFMSLSGIVGQRMGRRASESGKSSIDGEWNLDLFPDVTEPPTRKHWKPDTESTICDDPTCKRNFSYFVRRHHCRKCGNIFCDWHSSYALPLDQDANFNPRAVPSRTCNHCFEQFKTWHSRESSLVSSPASSDAHRTVPSTPIAAQPATPFGLPQGPEIPASVPRDWNWSTF, encoded by the exons ATGGCGGCCCAGCTCATCATGCCTTCTGTACCGGGTGCTCAGCAGCAGTCCCGGCACTTTCTGCCAAACAGCAGACGCCCTCATGGCCACAACCGCTCGCAGTCCTTCCAGCTGCCTCCAGGACCTCAGCTGTCGCCAAACAGCTCAAACGGCTTCCATGAGCAGCATCCCGTTTCGACACCGCCGTCTCCCAAGGCTCATCACGCCACCCATGTACGGCCCGTCTACATGCCGGCTGCCTTGCGACCAAACGACGAGTTCCCACAACGACCCTTGACCAAGTCAAGATCTGGCGACTCGAGCTCCGACTCTGGGTCTGACGTGACGCTGCGCCGCTCCAACACTGGCTTCATGAGCCTCAGTGGCATCGTCGGCCAGCGCATGGGCCGTCGCGCCAGCGAGAGCGGCAAGAGCAGTATCGATGGCGAGTGGAATCTCGACCTCTTCCCCGACGTTACGGAGCCACCTACGCGCAAGCACTGGAAG CCCGACACCGAATCCACCATCTGCGACGACCCGACGTGCAAACGCAATTTCAGCTACTTTGTCCGGCGGCACCACTGCCGCAAATGTGGCAACATCTTTTGCGACTGGCACTCTAGCTATGCGCTTCCGCTCGACCAGGACGCAAACTTCAACCCGCGCGCTGTCCCGTCACGCACGTGCAACCACTGCTTCGAGCAGTTCAAGACATGGCACAGCCGCGAAAGCAGCCTAGTGTCCAGCCCAGCATCCTCGGATGCCCATCGCACGGTCCCTTCCACACCCATCGCTGCCCAGCCAGCGACGCCGTTTGGCTTGCCCCAGGGCCCCGAGATTCCTGCCAGCGTCCCGCGAGACTGGAACTGGAGCACTTTCTAA
- a CDS encoding GNS1/SUR4 family domain-containing protein: MSKLQIWASLPEAHLFNFPPANPPAPIPPAHVPATILRPFNIPDDLYVSALDARVPLTIAALYAISAKLLNKYNKARNKKPWGISKTRPFFVFVVLHNIFLAVYSAWTFWGMVGVMQRSFVSPFGPGGVAATADGFCRPHGPRGLGNSIYFNETTLSWDSASPSSVAHLLASNGMPSTTEPGRMWNEGLNFYGWIFYLSKFYEVLDTFIILAKGKYSSTLQTYHHAGAMMCMWAGMRYMAIPIWIFCLFNSFIHSLMYTYYTLSAFSIRVPTALKRSLTSMQITQFIIGATFAMVPSFITYVSPITSTHVVTEESPVTRSAPIDYIIPTAVSALDSLKQLIFGSAEVAGAAEAAAAPTISKSTTVTRTFDLVQPCTLTTGETFAIWINVVYLAPLTYLFISFFIASYVKRSSAAQKLGGKAARGMGDEVTLAEKAGWEAARNVEREVYGGEQMAEGSSSPNGKTKRRA, encoded by the exons ATGTCCAAACTCCAGATCTGGGCCTCGTTGCCCGAAGCCCACCTCTTCAACTTCCCTCCTGCCAACCCTCCGGCGCCAATCCCGCCGGCACATGTCCCTGCCACTATTCTGAGGCCCTTCAACATCCCAGATGATCTCTATGTGTCTGCTCTGGATGCTCGAGTTCCGTTGACGATTGCTGCTCTCTATGCTATCTCGGCgaagctgctcaacaagTACAACAAGGCGCGCAACAAGAAGCCCTGGGGCATTAGCAAAACACGccccttcttcgtctttgtcGTCCTGcacaacatcttcctcgccgtctACTCTGCCTGGACCTTCTGGGGCATGGTCGGCGTCATGCAGAGGAGTTTCGTCAGCCCCTTTGGCCCTGGCGGCGTCGCTGCTACTGCGGATGGCTTCTGCCGCCCCCACGGACCTCGAGGCCTGGGCAACTCCATCTACTTCAACGAGACCACTTTGAGCTGGGATAGTGCCTCACCGAGCTCCGTTGCGCATCTGCTTGCTTCCAATGGCATGCCTAGCACCACCGAGCCCGGCCGGATGTGGAACGAGGGTCTCAACTTTTACGGCTGGATCTTCTACCTGAGCAAGTTCTACGAGGTCCTCGAcaccttcatcatcttggccaaggGCAAGTACAGCTCTACTCTGCAGACTTACCACCATGCCGGTGCTATGATGTGCATGTGGGCTGGCATGCGGTATATGGCTATCCCCATCTGGatcttctgcctcttcaaCTCTTTCATCCACTCTTTGATg TACACCTACTACACTCTATCGGCCTTCTCCATCAGAGTTCCCACGGCCCTGAAGCGTTCCCTGACCTCCATGCAAATCACCCAATTCATCATTGGAGCCACATTCGCCATGGTCCCTTCCTTCATCACATATGTTTCCCCCATCACTTCTACCCACGTCGTCACCGAAGAGTCTCCCGTCACCAGGAGCGCCCCGATCGACTACATCATCCCGACCGCCGTCAGTGCCTTGGATTCgctcaagcagctcatcttcgGATCTGCCGAGGTCGCTGGCGCCGCCGAAGCTGCGGCCGCGCCCACCATTAGCAAGTCCACCACCGTCACCCGGACATTCGACCTTGTCCAGCCCTGCACTCTCACCACTGGTGAGACGTTTGCCATCTGGATCAACGTCGTCTACCTTGCCCCTCTCACCtacctcttcatcagcttcttcatcgcaaGCTACGTCAAGCGAAGCAGCGCTGCCCAGAAGCTTGGCGGTAAGGCTGCTCGCGGCATGGGCGACGAGGTCACCCTTGCTGAAAAGGCTGGCTGGGAGGCTGCCCGTAACGTCGAGCGGGAGGTCTACGGCGGCGAGCAGATGGCAGAGGGAAGCAGCAGCCCCAATGGCAAGACCAAGCGCAGGGCTTAG